A stretch of the Snodgrassella alvi genome encodes the following:
- a CDS encoding surface-adhesin E family protein, translating into MKIISLRHLTASMAISTILAACTTTNVPKASGSWIELGVSASGNIQYALDSGSIKRQGNMVTFRDRKTVIDPKQQYYSNTPAYKTALSTTQIDCSRRLFRVLDVELLDAHGELIRQDHFGETDLRPMGITSGSAAEQQYQHVCSH; encoded by the coding sequence ATGAAAATCATTAGTCTCCGTCACCTAACAGCCAGTATGGCTATATCTACTATTTTGGCTGCCTGTACCACCACCAACGTGCCCAAAGCCAGCGGCAGCTGGATTGAGCTGGGTGTATCAGCCAGTGGTAATATTCAATATGCACTGGATAGCGGCAGCATTAAACGTCAGGGTAATATGGTAACCTTTCGTGACCGTAAAACCGTTATCGACCCGAAACAGCAGTATTACAGCAACACACCAGCCTATAAAACCGCATTGAGCACTACTCAGATAGACTGCAGCCGCAGATTGTTCCGCGTGCTTGATGTCGAATTGCTGGATGCGCATGGTGAGCTGATTCGTCAGGATCATTTTGGCGAAACCGATCTGCGTCCGATGGGTATTACCAGTGGTTCTGCTGCCGAGCAGCAATATCAGCACGTATGTAGCCATTAA